The Streptomyces griseiscabiei genomic sequence CGACGGGCTGCGCAGCGCCCTGACAGCCCGCCGCGACCCCGATCTCCTGGCGGACTGGGCGCACTCCCCCTGGGGCGAGGACGACCTGGAGGTGTGGCGGGCGCTCGCGACCGTACGGCCCGCACCGGCCGTACGGGCCCGGCTGCGCGAGTTGGAGGCGGAGCTGTCGGCACCACCGGGGTGGGGGCGCCTTCGGAGTCCGTGAGGGATGCCTCGGGCGCCCTTTCCCGCGTCTAGAAGAAGCCGAGCTTCTTCGGCGAGTACGACACGAGGAGGTTCTTGGTCTGCTGGTAGTGGTCCAGCATCATCTTGTGGGTCTCGCGGCCGATGCCCGAGCCCTTGTAGCCGCCGAACGCGGCGTGGGCCGGGTAGGCGTGGTAGCAGTTGGTCCAGACGCGGCCCGCCTGGATGGAACGGCCCGCGCGGTAGGCGGTGTTGGTGTCCCGCGTCCAGACGCCGGCGCCCAGACCGTACAGCGTGTCGTTGGCGATCTTGATGGCGTCGTCGAAGTCGTCGAAGGAGGTCACGGAGACCACGGGGCCGAAGATCTCCTCCTGGAAGATCCGCATGCGGTTGTCGCCCTCGAAGATCGTCGGCTGGACGTAGTAGCCGCCCTTCAACTCGCCGTCGTGTTCGATGCGTTCACCACCGGTGAGGATCTTGGCTCCCTCCTGTCGGCCGATGTCCAGGTAGGAGAGGATCTTCTCCAGCTGGTCGTTGGAGGCTTGGGCGCCGATCATGGTGTCGGTGTCCAGCGGGTGCCCGGTCTTGATCTGCTCGGTGCGGGCGACGGCCGCCTCCATGAACTCGGCGTAGTTGCCGCGCTGCACCAGCGCCCGCGACGGGCAGGTGCACACCTCGCCCTGGTTGAGGGCGAACATGGTGAAGCCCTCGAGGGCCTTGTCGCGGAAGTCGTCGTTCGCGGACCACACGTCGTCGAAGAAGATGTTGGGCGACTTGCCGCCGAGTTCGAGGGTCACCGGGGTGATGTTCTCCGAGGCGTACTGCATGATCAGCCGCCCGGTCGTCGTCTCGCCCGTGAACGCCACCTTCGCCACCCGCGGACTCGACGCCAGCGGCTTGCCGGCCTCCACCCCGAAGCCGTTGACGATGTTCACCACGCCCGGCGGCAGCAGGTCGGCCACCAGGCTCATCCAGACATGGATGGACGCCGGGGTCTGCTCGGCCGGCTTGAGCACGACCGCGTTGCCCGCCGCCAGCGCGGGTGCGAGCTTCCAGGTCGCCATCAGGATCGGGAAGTTCCACGGGATGATCTGGGCGACCACACCCAACGGCTCGTGGAAGTGGTACGCGACCGTGTCGTCGTCCAGCTCCGCCAGCGAACCCTCCTGCGCGCGGATCGCCCCCGCGAAGTACCGGAAGTGGTCGATGGCGAGCGGGATGTCGGCGGCCAGGGTCTCCCGTACCGGTTTGCCGTTCTCCCAGCTCTCCGCGACCGCCAGCCTCTCCAGATTCGCCTCCATCCGGTCGGCGATCTTCCGCAGGACGTCCGAGCGCTCGGTCACGGACGTACGCCCCCAGCCGGGCGCGGCCGCGTGCGCCGCGTCCAGGGCGCGCTCCACGTCCTCGCTGGTACCGCGCGCGATCTCGGTGAACGGCAGCCCGTTCACCGGACTCGGGTTCTCGAAGTACAGCCCGCGCGCCGGCGGCACGTACTCGCCGCCGATGAAGTGGTCGTAACGCGCCTCGTAGGAGACGACCGCGCCGTCCGTGCCGGGCGCTGCGAAACGGGTCATGAGTACCTGCCTCCCGAGAAGCGCCACCCGCCGTTGGGCGGCTCTCGCAGGCAGGCTAGGAACCGGAATGTTGCAACGACGTTGCGCGATCGCGCGCATGATCCCGGTTCTAGGACTTCTAGGACTCCTTGGGCTTCTAGGACTCCTTGGGCTTCTCGGAGTTCTTGGGCTTCTCGGGGATCTCGCAGGTGATTTCGTCGCGAGGGGTGTAGTGGGTGTGGAACGGCTCCCGCCGCACTTCCCTGCCGCCGTCGTAGAAGACCCGTTCCACGGTGACGTCGAAGCCCTCCAGCGGGGTCTGGGGTACGCACTTCTCGTCGGTGCTCACCTTCTTCGCCGGGGGTTCGACGTGGGTCCGGGGGCCCTTCACCGACTTGATCTCGTCGTAGCGCTTGGTGCCGATGAAGGTGACGGTCACCGATGTGTCGGTGGACTCGGCCTTGATGTACATGGCGTGGCCCGAGTCGTTGGCGAACCTGAGGTCGAGGCTGCCCCAGGCGACCGTCGCCTCACGGCCCTCGGGGTAGCGCTCGATGTAGAAGGAGTGGGCGCCGTGCTCCACCGGCTCGACCCCGGCGAAGAACATCGCGTTGTACACGGTCGTGGCCAGGGCGGAGACCCCGCCGCCGGACGCCTTGGTGAACTGGTCGTCGAGGATCATGATGCCTTCGACGAAGCCGTTGGCCTCGGTGCGCTGCCCCACGGTCCGGTTGAAGCTCCAGGTCTTGTCGGGCATGACGACGGAGCCGTTGATGAGCTGCGCGGCCCGGCCGATGTTCTTCGTGCGGTACGCGGCCGGTTCGAAGTTGACGGTGAAGGAGGACATCTTCTCCGTCAGGCCCAGGCCCGCAGCGTTCTCACGGGTCACCTCCGGCTGGATCCGTCGCACGGCCACGTCCCCGGTACGGGCCGCCGCGTCCGCCCCGGTGAGCAGCGG encodes the following:
- the exaC gene encoding acetaldehyde dehydrogenase ExaC, encoding MTRFAAPGTDGAVVSYEARYDHFIGGEYVPPARGLYFENPSPVNGLPFTEIARGTSEDVERALDAAHAAAPGWGRTSVTERSDVLRKIADRMEANLERLAVAESWENGKPVRETLAADIPLAIDHFRYFAGAIRAQEGSLAELDDDTVAYHFHEPLGVVAQIIPWNFPILMATWKLAPALAAGNAVVLKPAEQTPASIHVWMSLVADLLPPGVVNIVNGFGVEAGKPLASSPRVAKVAFTGETTTGRLIMQYASENITPVTLELGGKSPNIFFDDVWSANDDFRDKALEGFTMFALNQGEVCTCPSRALVQRGNYAEFMEAAVARTEQIKTGHPLDTDTMIGAQASNDQLEKILSYLDIGRQEGAKILTGGERIEHDGELKGGYYVQPTIFEGDNRMRIFQEEIFGPVVSVTSFDDFDDAIKIANDTLYGLGAGVWTRDTNTAYRAGRSIQAGRVWTNCYHAYPAHAAFGGYKGSGIGRETHKMMLDHYQQTKNLLVSYSPKKLGFF